The DNA segment AATCGAAGCCCCAGTAAACGGCGGCCGTAACTATAACGGTCCTAAGGTAGCGAAATTCCTTGTCGGGTAAGTTCCGACCTGCACGAATGGCGTAACGATCTCCCCACTGTCTCAACCAGAGACTCAGTGAAATTGAATTCCCAGTGAAAATGCTGGGTACCCGCGGAAGGACGGAAAGACCCTGTGCACCTTTACTGCAGCTTGACATTGGTATTTGATTAATAATGTGTAGGATAGGTGGGAGACTTTGAAGCATGCTCGCTAGAGTGTGTGGAGTCACCCTTGAAATACCACCCTTTATTACTTAGATATCTAATCCAATGCCGTCATCCGGCTTGGAGACAGTGTCTGGTGGGTAGTTTGACTGGGGCGGTCGCCTCCCAAATAGTAACGGAGGCTTGCAAAGGTTCCCTCAGGCTGATTGGAAACCAGCCGTTGAGTGCAAAGGCATAAGGGAGCTTGACTGTGAGACAGACATGTCGAGCAGGAACGAAAGTTGGTCTTAGTGATCCGGTGGTTCCGCATGGAAGGGCCATCGCTCATAGGATAAAAGGTACGCCGGGGATAACAGGCTGATCGCGTCCAAGAGTTCACATCGACGACGCGGTTTGGCACCTCGATGTCGGCTCATCACATCCTGGGGCTGAAGCAGGTCCCAAGGGTACGGCTGTTCGCCGTTTAAAGTGGTACGCGAGCTGGGTTTAAAACGTCGTGAGACAGTTTGGTCCCTATCCTCCGTGGGCGTAGGAGAATTGAAGAGGGTCTGCCCCTAGTACGAGAGGACCGGGGTGGACGAACCTATGGTGTTCCTGTTGTCACGCCAGTGGCATTGCAGGGTAGCTATGTTCGGTACGGATAACCGCTGAAAGCATCTAAGCGGGAAGCCAGCCTCAAGATAAGTTCTCCCTGGACATTAGTCCCTAAAGATCCCTTGAAGACTACAAGGTTGATAGGCTGGAGGTGTAAGCAGCGTGAGTTGTTCAGCTGACCAGTACTAATAGATCGTGCGGCTTATTTTACATTAATGGAATTCTCTCTTCTCCCTATTGACTTATATATTTGAACCCTTCCGGTTCACCAGATTTTCTTGGTGCCCAAGGAGGAGGGGGTACACCCGGTCCCATTCCGAACCCGGTAGTTAAGCCCTCCATCGCCGATGATACTGCATGGTAGCGTGTGGGAAAGTAGGTCGGTGCCAAGGAATATTTCAGCCCCTGATTCATACGAATCAGGGGCTTTTCCTTGTTCTTCTTCCGAACACCCCGCCACTTATCCCACCAGTTTCCAAAATCTGAAACTTCCCCGGCATCGCCAGCAACAAACAGCTCACTTGTTTTTCCAGTTCGTCCCCACGTACTCCGCACTCCCCGTCCACACACAATGCTTTCCCACACTAAGTTGACCCTCAATACAATGACTGAATACCACAGAGTCACTCTCGTTTTAGTGCTCTCCTCGCCACCTCCAGAGACCACCCCTCCCTGTTCGCTTCAGAGAGTGAACCAGCAACTCTCCGCGTCCAGACATATCCCCATGGAAGGCGCATCTCCCCACTGCCGTCGCCAATGCCCTGAATCGCCACTAAACAGCAGCGACAATACATAACAAAAAGGCAGAGGAGCAGCGATATGGAGGATCATTTCTTTTATGGAAGGGGTTACTCAAGCAAACGGATCTAGACTTGAGACCTGAAAGTGCTTCCCGGTTCGGTTCTTTTTTTGTAATGAGGAATCATGTTCACACACGCAATCACACGGAGACCTTCACCTGAAATGGTGAACGGGATTACCACCGCTAACTTGGGGACGCCGGACCATGATCTGGCCTTGAAGCAGCATGATGCTTATTGTTCGGCTTTGTCTAGCTTGGGGCTTGCCGTCACAATACTTGAACCGGAACAAGGATATCCAGACTGTTGCTTTGTGGAGGATACAGCTGTTGTTTGCCAAGATGTCGCAGTGATCGCCCCTTTGGGGGCACCGAGTCGTCAAGGAGAGCAGGTCTCGCTTGAACCTGTGTTGGCTGGTTTCAAGCCACTTGTACGAGTTGAATCCCCAGCCAATTTTGAAGGCGGTGACGTCCTTCAAATCGACAAGATGTTTTACGTCGGGTTGTCCAGGCGGACAAACATGGCAGGAGCTGAAGCTCTCGGAGCTGCGGTCAAAAAGTTTGGGTATGACTGGAAGGCTCTTCCTTGTGGGCCAAGCTTGCACTTCAAAACCGATGTCAACTATATTGGGAAGAATACTCTCTTGGTCTCTCCTTTTTTCGCAGAGTCCCCTGTTCTCGCGGGATTTGATACCATCGTGGTTGAAGATGAGGAAGCGTATGCCAGGAATTGTTTGCTTATCAATGAGACCGTTTTGGTCCCTAAAGGATTTCCCAAAACGCTTCAAGCGGTAGAGAAAGTGACTTCCTCAATCATTGTTTTGGATATGTCCGAATTCAGAAAATTGGATGGCGGACTCAGTTGTTTGTCTCTTCGGTTTTAAGGGATTTGGAGTCACAGGAAAAGGCCGCTCGGTTGCGAGCGGCCTTTCTAGAGTTTTATATTCCTGTTCTAATATTCATCTACTTTCTTGGGCAGTGTGACGAGCCAAAGTTTCGAAGCGGCCTGTGTAGGGACCAATTCTACCTTGGTGTCCACAGGTGTCCCCTTGTAACTGACCTGACCTGTTGAATCGACAGTATAGGCAGTGATCTTCTTGACGGTTTTGCCATTGTCATCCTTGACTGGGTTGATGACTTTGTAAGTAAAACCAAAATCGTTATCTGATGTGATGGCGAGAGTTCGCTTGTCTGGCAGGAGTGCTACTCCTTCCGCTTTGCCCGGTTTCCATCCAAGGTCTTTAATATCCACGATTTTCGTTTTTTTAACGAAATGGATGCCCATATCCTCAAGAGCTTTTTTCTTATGAAGTGTTTCGAGTTCCTTTCCATCGGATGTCTTCATACCTGAAATATCCGTCGCATCGGCAATATCAATCACATAGAATGGGATACGAGTTTTCCCATCAGCATTTTTTCCCCGTTCAATCAATATGAACTGGGTCTCGGAAAGCGCATGAAGATCACCAATTTTTGCATCGCGGGAGTGTTTGTAGTCATCTCTGTTATGCGGGTACGCATACTGTTTGACGGTTCCTGTTTCCGGATCAAGAAGGAGAAGACGAATAAATGTCGCTTTTGATTTTTTGATTTTTCCATCGACATCACAAACTGATTGGATCGCAGTCAGTACTTTGTTCGAGGGAGTCACGGCTATGCCTTCGAAGCCTCGGTTGGGTTGGCGAGAAGTCGCTATAGCGGGCAGCTCTTTTCCTGGGGCATATTTCTTGAGAATACGACCAGTATTACTGTCTACCTTGGCGATAAAAGGGCCGTATTCATCGCATATCCATATGGTATGTTTGTTTTGGCGATCAATGGCGATGCCTTCTGTATCAAGTCCATCTGAGTCAAAGTCGAGTTTGGTGAGGGAATCATCAAGGGGTGTTTCTCCGGTCGACCCCACGAGTCCCTGCGGGATTGGACGGCCACTGATCGGCACCATGTTTTCATTTTTCAGTGAGATGAGGCTGGAAAGAACAGCTTTGCCGTCGTGCACCCGAACTGCGCCGAACGATGGGGTGTACTGAGGAGTGGCAAACATTTTCGTTTTGATCTTTTTGCCACTCTCCTCATATGTCGGTGCATCGGCATTCGGTCCACGATCGCTAATAGCATAGAAAACTCGGGCACCGTCAGCGGCCTTGCCGACATAGCACAATCCTGACCCTATCCCGAGGGTGAATCCTTGAGGGAACCTCTTTGTATAGACTCCGGAATAGGGAACCATAAATTCCTTGGGGATTTCAATATCAAATTTTTGGATAACGGGTTCTGCCGCAAGGACTGAACTGACGGAAGTGGACAGAGTGATGATGAAAGCAATCAGAAAACGAAACATGAAGAACCTCCTCGTATAATTTCTCATCATATACTGCGAACGCGCTCCTTGATCGTGACGATTTCGAGGAGATTGTGTTTTTATAGGCATAATAAAAGGCCGGACAGGAAAAACTGCCCGGCCTTGAAGAGGGTTGTCCAGTTTAGAAGAGTCCTTTGATAAAATCTCCCGGTGTCTTTGGGGTTTCCGTGTCTGTGTTTTTACTCCCGCCAAGGATGGAATTTCTGAGTGTTTCCTCCAAGCCTTTGGTTCCCTTTTTGAATGTCCCTTTGAAGAGCGCTTCAGCCAGGGCCTTGGTGTCCAATCCTATCTGAGGTGCGTCCAGCGAGCCTTTGATAGAAATGGGGAGGGGGAGTCCTGTCAATTCTTCGATAGAAGCTCCATCCTGGCCTTTCAATGTGCCAACGACAGTGACTGTGCTCAGGTAATCGACTGTATTATCGGGCAAGTCTGCCCATCCTTTTCCCGTGACACGAAGTAATGGTGATTTCATGAGCAAATCGTTGTTGGTGACATGTCCTTGCCGGATGTTGGCGCTGCCAAGCAATTCGGCAAAATCGGTTTTCTCCGATTGATCGTCACTGGTGGTTTTTCCCTTGAGCACATTAAATGCATTGCGGATCATCTTGGCAATGTTGATGCCATTGATCGCTCCGTTGGTGAAAGCGAAGGATGCTGTGCCGCCGAGACTTTTTTTGATGGTGTCAGGGGTCAGGCCGGAACCGACAAGATCATATTTGACGACAGTTGTTCCGAGGAGCGGATCTGTTCCGGTCATATCTTTGAGTAGTGGTCCCGCTTGAACATCGGTAAGCGTGGCCTGTTCCTTCCATGAAGCCAAACGGGGATTCGCATTGAGGATGGATGAAGCCTTGAGGCTGCCATCGTAGAGTTTGGCCGAAATCGGATTGCTGGTGACAACCCCGTTGCTCGCTGTGGTTTCGCACAGGATATCGGTTACAGTCAGATTCATGGCCTTGATTTTCCCGATTGTGATTTTTGACGTCAGATTGAGAGAACGAAGAGCGCTCAAGTCGGGTTCGACTGCCGGAGATGGTGTCTCAGTCTGTTTTGTCTGCATGGACGACTCTTCGGATTGCTCTGCTGCCGGTGGCAGATAACGATCTACGTCAATGGCATCAATGTCGACGTTGACCTCCAAAGCCGGATGAGCAAAGTTTCGGACTGATCCGTCAAGAGTGACGGTGGTGTCATCCAACTTGATAGCCAGAGACTCGAGCGAGGCAGAATCCGTACTGCCCAAGAGCTTGAGAGCTGCGCTGACTTTGGTCAACGCAGAAGGGTCTGTGGTCTCAAGCGTGGTTCCTAAGGATTGTAGGACGGCTTTGAGGTTTGTTTCGGTCAAATTCAGTGTCGCAGTATAGCTGATATTTTGTTGGCTTGTCGTGACAAAGGCATTCCCGTTGAGGTGAAGCCCCAAAGCGTCCATGATAATTTCGTCAAGCCTGATTGTCCCAGCCCCGTGGTCAAGAAGGACGACCGCACTGAATTGGGGGCGAGTTTCTATTTTAGGATCATCAAGTTTCAGGTCAAATGTCAGGTCAACGGGTGTGGCTATCCCATTGCCGACCTCTCCTGTGATGAGATCGAGATTGGTCAGGGAGAGTGTTTTTCCTGAGGCCTGGTCATCATAGAGAACCGTGGCATTGGTAATGGTGACACCCTGCACGGACAGTTTTTGCAGAGAGACACCTGTTCCTTCGTTTTCGTCTGTGGCAGCGGCTTCAGGAGTTGGTTCCGTGGCTGCTGGTGTGGATTCGTTATGTGTAAGGTCTGCCCAATTGGTGACGCCCTGTTTGTTGACGGCAAGATTCAATGTGAATCCATCGAGTTCAACTTGACCGAGAGTTATCTCCCCTGAGAAAAGAGGCATGATCATAATTGATGCGGATGCCTTGTTGATACTGAGCATTTCAGCCGGAGCAAATCCCTGACTGTTTCCCAGGGAAACCGGTCCGACTTCAAGGCCAAGCCAGGGGAAAAAGGTGAAACCTATATCTCCCTGAAATGTGAGTTCTCTGCCTGTCTGATCTTTGACCACCTGGGCAATTTCGGCCTTGTATTCATTGGGGTCCACGGTTGCCACGAGAATGACCGCCGCCGTGATCAGAAGAAACAGGAGTACTCCGACGATAGAGAGTCCTATCTTAATTGGTTTGTTCATGAGATCTCCTTAAAAAAGCTTTTGCAGGAGGCTCGAAGCTGAAGCTGCGCCTGATGTCCTGATTTCTTTCTCCTTGACTCCCATGTAGTAAAACATGCCGTCCAAGGTCTTTTCCGAGACGTAATCCACAGGGTCAAAGAGAGTACTGTCCCCACCGGTCAGGGTTTGGGCAGCCATGAGCGGCTGGAGATAGGAATTGACCCCTGCGGATTCAATGCTTTTGGTCACAACGGGTGTAACCATTGTTTTGAGACTATCGCGACTCTGTGATTCAAAAAATTGCGTGATAGCTGTCTCCCCACCGTCAAGCAGGTCGGAAGTTTCCGTGATATCCGTATCGCTGATGGCAGACATGATGAGATCACTTGTCTCTGGAACGGAGTTTTCAGCAGCGGTATTGAGAGCAGAAAGCAGGCCGGATGAATCGCCGCCAAGGCTGGTCAAGGCGCTCAGCCCACTGGGGAGTGACAATGCTGTTTCTGAGTTTTGCGAAAAGCCGCCCGCTGAACTGAGAATGGAGGTGCCATAGTCTGTTCCCTGAGAAAGGACTTCTTTGATCCCGGAGACGGCTTCGGAGGATGTATAGGATAGGCCTGATTTCTTGGCCTTTTCGTCAGCCATTTCTGTGCCGACTTTTTTAAGGGTATCTGCCCAACCGGCGTTGGCCGACTGGGTGGGGGTGAAAAAGGGGACGATCACAAAAAAGGATAAAAGGAACATGTAAAATTTCGGTTGCATGGCGACTCCTCGCTGTATAGTTGCGTTGATACGAGTCTTAGCATGTCCGAGATTTTCTGCCTAGCGGAAGGAACGATTTTCTGCTTCGGAAACACAGTTTTTCTATCGCATGGCAAGCCCCTTGATAAGTCCGAAGCATCCGGCAAGCATCATATCTCCACCAGGTGCCGGGAATGAGACATCGTATCCGCTCAACATGGATCGTCTGGGACCCAAAACATATGTCGGGCGAAAATTCCCTGCCTCGGGCGGGAGGTCAAGCGTCAGGCATCCGTGCCCTTTCTCTTCGAAAACCTGATCAAATGAGAGACAGCCGCATCGGAAGTTTTCAAGGTCAGCCCAGAGTTTGGCCCCATCGACGCATCCGGTGTGTTGTTCATAAACTCCATGTATGCGCCCATCATAAAGTAAAAATGCAATGAGGTGAGAATTGCCGATATTGACGAGAGTAATACCGGTGTCCTGGCTATGCTTTTCTATTTCATCGACAAAGAGTGCGCCAAGAACCGCTGCTGCACCGGTGTCAGCCACCGGTCCACCATTGATGTCTTCCTGAAGATCGACAAGGCGGGTCAGCATGGGGGGGGGAGTGTCATAAACCAGTGCTTCCGGGTGGCCACCCATGTCAGTGAGCAGGGACTGCCAGAGTTTGAACCGCCCCATGCGATTGGATTCTCCCGGATGGAATCCGTGGTCCTGTGCGCAGGCTGTGATGCTGTTAGGCCAGGGTAATTCTGCCGCTTCCAGAAAATTGCGCCACCATTGTTCATCAAAGTCAGTCAGGAGAACCGGAGTGAAGCCGTCCGGGCACGTCTCGCTCAACTGAATCCCGGAACCGGAAATTCGGGTCAGATCATCGGCTATGGTATAAGCTGCACTTTCGCTGGAAGCGACTTTCAGCCCGGCCTTTTGGTGTGCCCTGATGAATCGAGTGACTCCGCCACCCATATTTCGACCGTGCAGCCAGATGTTTTCCTTGTGTGTGGTGAAAGTCGCTATTCGTTTGCCGACTTGGAGAGCAGGGGATGGGATGACAAATTTGGGGCAGTTCTCAACCTCCATGTCGGGAGAATAGAGAAGAACATCTTGAGTGCCGCTACCGATATCGAGACAGAGAGTGGTTTGTGACATGACATTTCCTTGTTTGTTGAGCAGGCACGGTACAACCGTCGGCCAATCTGGGCAAGTGGGGATATGGTATTTGTGATTTGGCAACAAAGTCGGAGGGCTGTTGACTCCTGGACAGGACAGCGTACCATGCAGAGATGTTGGTATACGTGATATATGTTTTCCTTTTTATTGCTCTCGGTGGCCCTCTTTTGCGCTACACGGGGTTTATCATTTCCAATTGGCGTGCAGGCACTCTGGGCGACATTCGAAAGCGATTCAACGGACTTCTTTTCCCCCTTCTCAAAGGAGTATGGACTGCCGGGCTGGCTGATCTTTTTGTTATTCCCCTGTACCCCCTCGGTTTTTTGGGCGGCAAGGAAACTCTTGGAGAAGACACGCCGGTTTTATTGGTTCACGGTTTGTTTCACAATGCCTCTGCCTGGTTGATTATGAAGCATCGCTTGCGGGAGGCCGGAATAGTCAATGTTCATACATATCAGTATGGAACCATGACCGGCGATTTCCAGGGAGCAGTGGACGGACTGCGCGCTCGATTGGATGTCCTGTTGCGTCGCCATCCAGGTGGGACTGTTGCTCTTGTGGGGCATAGCCTCGGAGGTCTGGTGATTCGAAAGGCCATAGGTGATCCACGTTATTGGGACCGAATCGCAGGGGTTGTGACTCTTGGCTCCCCGCACGGAGGTTCGGACCTTGCCCATTGTGGCTTTAATGCGATGGCTCGGGGATTACTCCCAGGCGGCACCATACCCGTTGCTGCCAGTGCGGCACCAGATGCCCATTGCCCGCGGCTTTCGCTCTTCTCACCGGTCGATGATTTCGTGTACCCGTTTACTTCTCTCCAAGTGAACCGGGAGGGGTGGGAGGAATCGCTGTGTTCTCCCATGAGTCACGTCTGGATGCTGTACTCCAGAGAAATTTCCGGCATAGTGATCGATTTTTTACGGGGCATCGGCTGTCAGGCTGATGACAGTGGTGATTCGCTGGAGGCTTTTTGAGAATTTGCCAAAGAAAGTCCGATTCGGCTTTCTTATGTCGTCTTGAACTTCTCAGAGTCGCTCTGGAACAGGACTTTGTGTAAAAAAAATAGACGTGAATATGGAGGAATACCACATTCACGTCTGATTTTTTTACGCGTCTGGGATATGATACCTGAATTTCTGTGGTGAATTCGGACTGTCCTTCTTGAGAGGGATAAATTAACTCAAGACTTCCAGAATCTTTTCCTTGAGGGTCTCTGGTTTGAACGGTTTTGTTACAAATGTCGTGACTCCGGCCTTTTCAGCCATGTTTTGCTGGGAGGCTTCGGACTCCGTCGTCACCATGATAATAGGAATATTCTCGTAGCCAGGAGTATTGCGCAGCTTGGAAACCAACTCCATACCATCCATGACCGGCATGTTCATATCTGTGATGACAATATCAAATATTTCTCCCTGCTCGACATAGTCGTAGGCCTCTTCACCATTTCCGGCGATATATGGGGAGAATTCAAGATCGGTCAGGATGGCGCGATGCATGGCACACATGGAGCGGGAATCATCCGCAGCAAGGGCTTTGCGAAGACCGGAGAAAACAACCGGCAATGTATCGATATCGGCCTGTGCCCTGTCAGTGCCTATCTCCTTGAGGAGATTCCTGAATTCGTCGATTATGTCGGAGTCTTTGGAAGTGTTCAGGGCATTGATCAAGGCCTTGCCCGCTTTTTCATCTTCGTACAGCGCCTTGAAGATGGTCGTTGCCTTGGATGAAATAACCGCTTTGGCGAGCTTGGCTCCTTGGTCATCACCCTTGTCTATCAGTTTGGTCAAAGTGGAGACCATGCCCGGATTGACATGTTTTTCCAGACCGCCGATGACCGCCATGAGAATGAGTTCGTCTTCTTCCTGAAGGCCATCTACCAGACAGATGATCCCTTTCATTGTTCCGATGCGACCAAGTGCTTCATACACGGCATAGCGAACATTCAGATCTTCTGCCATTCCCTTGTCAAATGCGGCAACAAGTCCATCTGCTCCAGATCTGTCTCCGACAAAACCAAGAACATTGGCGCAGAGAATCTTGTCATCCGTGCCGCCTGATTCAAAGGTCTTGAACAGTGCGGGGATGGTTGGTGCACCGATGGAGGTCAGGGCATCGGTTATGATACGTCTGACTGTGGGATTCTTGTGGTGCAGTTTCTCAACCAGGAATTGGATGGTATCTTCCCGTGAGAATGTTGCCAGGGCTTCGACTGCTTTCCATGTGGTGATATCGCAAATCTCGTAGCGGTCAGGGGCTTCGCTTTCAACGATCAAGGTCTTGAAAGAATCAATGGAATCAATATCTTCAAGTTTTCCAAGCGCTTCGATGCAGGAGGATTTGATGAACGGGTCCTCGTGCTGGAGGTGGGTGCGGAAGACCGGAGTTGTTTCAGGGGCGGCTATGCGTGCCAAGGAGGTCAGTACCTCCATCAGGCGGTCTGCATCTTTTTCAGCTTTGGCAATATCCATCAACGGCCCGGCCGCGTGCGAAAAAGCATGCTCCCCTGCAACCCTGATGCACAGGATACGGTATCCGTCATGATCGTCCGTCAGGCCTTCTATGACCTTATTTTCGTTGCCGGACAGGACTGCATTGAGTGCATTGACCACCATGTAATCTATGGAGGTGTCACCCACTGGGGCCTTCAACAGTTCCACCAAATCCGGTAAGGTATCAGGGTCTTTGCTGCCGGATATCTCGTTGAGGATCGTGATTTGATCCAGGAATTCTTTGTTACGGAAATCGTCTAGTGTCGCCATGTGAGTCTCCACGAGTTGTCGTGCACAAAGGGTCTATTCGAAACAAAACTCGATGGTGAAGTTGCCGTCTGGTGTCGTGAAGGGGATCGCCATGATCGGAGCCTTCGCCATATGTGAAATAGTGTGGTTGTCACCCATGACCACGGTGGGAGTGGACCCCTGAAAAACAAGGCCTCTTTCTGCCAGTCCCGCACGGGCCTGGCCTGAAATCATGTTTGTCAATTCGCCTACGGCATCCTTGACGTCCTGCATGATATCTTCGATCTCATCGCCCAGCATGTTCTTGACGATGGCGACCGCACATCCTCGGGAAAAGGATAGGGAGACACTCCCATTCTGTTCTCCGGTGATGCCGACCATGCCGGAGACATCGCCTGCGGCGAGATTGTCCTTTTTCACATATGGGCGGCCGACGGTTGGCTTGATGAAAGCCATTGTGGACAATACATCGACTGCTGCTTTGATAAAGGGCTTTGCCAGTTCAACGTTCATGCTGCTCTCCTTACAGAACTCTCAAACTAGATAGACGCTGAGGTGTTGACACCTCGAAGCGATTTATGACGAATGCTGCGAGTCCTTCCTCGCGCCGTGTGAAAATACACAGCCTTTGTAATGTAAATACGTATCGGCTTCGAGATGAGGGGTCAAGTCATGTATATTAGAAATATCGGTTTGTTGGCAGATTTTGACTCGCTGGGATTCAGGGCTGCTTCCTGTCTGAAGCTGGAGGAGACTCTTTGGGAAGAGGCGAACCTTTCTTTGCTCCATAAGGTCTCATGATCGGCCAATCCCTCCTAGAGAGTGGGAATTCCCTTTTTCAATCAGCTGTAGGCTTTGTTCTTTTCCCCTTTTTAAGGCCATGGCTCCGGTCTTGTGACCTGACAGCTTCTTTTCATAAAAGAGTCATTCAGGTTGTTTTTTGGAGCGGTGTTGCGAAACTGGACTTTTTTCTTGCTGGACTTATCATATGGGCACACCCTTTTTGACAAAGGGTCGCTCCCCCCCTCCTGACGAAAGGGCGGAGGTTCCTCTTCTCACTCGAATTTTTTAACCGCAAGGTGAAGCATGAGCACGTATATAGTCCACCCTATCTGTATGGGGACCAAAGAGTTCGACAAAGGAATGATGACCTATCAGCAAGGATACGGCACACCGTATACTATTCCTATTTATACCTGGTATATTGAGGGAGGGGACAAGAAAATTCTTGTGGACACCGGCGAAATGCAGCCCATTATCTCCGAGGAACGAGAAAAGGCAATCGGGGGCAGAATCTACACTTTCGAGGAAGGGCTGGACAAGTATGGTCTCAAGCCGGAAGATATTGACATCGTCATCCATACCCATTTGCATAATGATCATTGTGAAAATGATTATAAATGTGTCAATGCCAAGGTGTATGTGCATGAAAAGGAACTGGAGTCCGCATATAA comes from the Pseudodesulfovibrio piezophilus C1TLV30 genome and includes:
- a CDS encoding DUF1786 domain-containing protein, whose translation is MSQTTLCLDIGSGTQDVLLYSPDMEVENCPKFVIPSPALQVGKRIATFTTHKENIWLHGRNMGGGVTRFIRAHQKAGLKVASSESAAYTIADDLTRISGSGIQLSETCPDGFTPVLLTDFDEQWWRNFLEAAELPWPNSITACAQDHGFHPGESNRMGRFKLWQSLLTDMGGHPEALVYDTPPPMLTRLVDLQEDINGGPVADTGAAAVLGALFVDEIEKHSQDTGITLVNIGNSHLIAFLLYDGRIHGVYEQHTGCVDGAKLWADLENFRCGCLSFDQVFEEKGHGCLTLDLPPEAGNFRPTYVLGPRRSMLSGYDVSFPAPGGDMMLAGCFGLIKGLAMR
- a CDS encoding AsmA family protein, which translates into the protein MNKPIKIGLSIVGVLLFLLITAAVILVATVDPNEYKAEIAQVVKDQTGRELTFQGDIGFTFFPWLGLEVGPVSLGNSQGFAPAEMLSINKASASIMIMPLFSGEITLGQVELDGFTLNLAVNKQGVTNWADLTHNESTPAATEPTPEAAATDENEGTGVSLQKLSVQGVTITNATVLYDDQASGKTLSLTNLDLITGEVGNGIATPVDLTFDLKLDDPKIETRPQFSAVVLLDHGAGTIRLDEIIMDALGLHLNGNAFVTTSQQNISYTATLNLTETNLKAVLQSLGTTLETTDPSALTKVSAALKLLGSTDSASLESLAIKLDDTTVTLDGSVRNFAHPALEVNVDIDAIDVDRYLPPAAEQSEESSMQTKQTETPSPAVEPDLSALRSLNLTSKITIGKIKAMNLTVTDILCETTASNGVVTSNPISAKLYDGSLKASSILNANPRLASWKEQATLTDVQAGPLLKDMTGTDPLLGTTVVKYDLVGSGLTPDTIKKSLGGTASFAFTNGAINGINIAKMIRNAFNVLKGKTTSDDQSEKTDFAELLGSANIRQGHVTNNDLLMKSPLLRVTGKGWADLPDNTVDYLSTVTVVGTLKGQDGASIEELTGLPLPISIKGSLDAPQIGLDTKALAEALFKGTFKKGTKGLEETLRNSILGGSKNTDTETPKTPGDFIKGLF
- a CDS encoding esterase/lipase family protein — its product is MIYVFLFIALGGPLLRYTGFIISNWRAGTLGDIRKRFNGLLFPLLKGVWTAGLADLFVIPLYPLGFLGGKETLGEDTPVLLVHGLFHNASAWLIMKHRLREAGIVNVHTYQYGTMTGDFQGAVDGLRARLDVLLRRHPGGTVALVGHSLGGLVIRKAIGDPRYWDRIAGVVTLGSPHGGSDLAHCGFNAMARGLLPGGTIPVAASAAPDAHCPRLSLFSPVDDFVYPFTSLQVNREGWEESLCSPMSHVWMLYSREISGIVIDFLRGIGCQADDSGDSLEAF
- a CDS encoding chemotaxis protein CheX — encoded protein: MNVELAKPFIKAAVDVLSTMAFIKPTVGRPYVKKDNLAAGDVSGMVGITGEQNGSVSLSFSRGCAVAIVKNMLGDEIEDIMQDVKDAVGELTNMISGQARAGLAERGLVFQGSTPTVVMGDNHTISHMAKAPIMAIPFTTPDGNFTIEFCFE
- a CDS encoding HEAT repeat domain-containing protein, translated to MATLDDFRNKEFLDQITILNEISGSKDPDTLPDLVELLKAPVGDTSIDYMVVNALNAVLSGNENKVIEGLTDDHDGYRILCIRVAGEHAFSHAAGPLMDIAKAEKDADRLMEVLTSLARIAAPETTPVFRTHLQHEDPFIKSSCIEALGKLEDIDSIDSFKTLIVESEAPDRYEICDITTWKAVEALATFSREDTIQFLVEKLHHKNPTVRRIITDALTSIGAPTIPALFKTFESGGTDDKILCANVLGFVGDRSGADGLVAAFDKGMAEDLNVRYAVYEALGRIGTMKGIICLVDGLQEEDELILMAVIGGLEKHVNPGMVSTLTKLIDKGDDQGAKLAKAVISSKATTIFKALYEDEKAGKALINALNTSKDSDIIDEFRNLLKEIGTDRAQADIDTLPVVFSGLRKALAADDSRSMCAMHRAILTDLEFSPYIAGNGEEAYDYVEQGEIFDIVITDMNMPVMDGMELVSKLRNTPGYENIPIIMVTTESEASQQNMAEKAGVTTFVTKPFKPETLKEKILEVLS
- a CDS encoding esterase-like activity of phytase family protein; the protein is MFRFLIAFIITLSTSVSSVLAAEPVIQKFDIEIPKEFMVPYSGVYTKRFPQGFTLGIGSGLCYVGKAADGARVFYAISDRGPNADAPTYEESGKKIKTKMFATPQYTPSFGAVRVHDGKAVLSSLISLKNENMVPISGRPIPQGLVGSTGETPLDDSLTKLDFDSDGLDTEGIAIDRQNKHTIWICDEYGPFIAKVDSNTGRILKKYAPGKELPAIATSRQPNRGFEGIAVTPSNKVLTAIQSVCDVDGKIKKSKATFIRLLLLDPETGTVKQYAYPHNRDDYKHSRDAKIGDLHALSETQFILIERGKNADGKTRIPFYVIDIADATDISGMKTSDGKELETLHKKKALEDMGIHFVKKTKIVDIKDLGWKPGKAEGVALLPDKRTLAITSDNDFGFTYKVINPVKDDNGKTVKKITAYTVDSTGQVSYKGTPVDTKVELVPTQAASKLWLVTLPKKVDEY
- a CDS encoding DUF4197 domain-containing protein produces the protein MQPKFYMFLLSFFVIVPFFTPTQSANAGWADTLKKVGTEMADEKAKKSGLSYTSSEAVSGIKEVLSQGTDYGTSILSSAGGFSQNSETALSLPSGLSALTSLGGDSSGLLSALNTAAENSVPETSDLIMSAISDTDITETSDLLDGGETAITQFFESQSRDSLKTMVTPVVTKSIESAGVNSYLQPLMAAQTLTGGDSTLFDPVDYVSEKTLDGMFYYMGVKEKEIRTSGAASASSLLQKLF
- a CDS encoding dimethylarginine dimethylaminohydrolase family protein, yielding MFTHAITRRPSPEMVNGITTANLGTPDHDLALKQHDAYCSALSSLGLAVTILEPEQGYPDCCFVEDTAVVCQDVAVIAPLGAPSRQGEQVSLEPVLAGFKPLVRVESPANFEGGDVLQIDKMFYVGLSRRTNMAGAEALGAAVKKFGYDWKALPCGPSLHFKTDVNYIGKNTLLVSPFFAESPVLAGFDTIVVEDEEAYARNCLLINETVLVPKGFPKTLQAVEKVTSSIIVLDMSEFRKLDGGLSCLSLRF